The window TCGTAATTGATTGTAAAGATTGCGAAAGCTCCATAAAAACACTATCGCAACAACCAGGTTTAGCCACACCCCCATAGACGGGTGAATGGCGACCGATAGACCCAGAAGCAAACAAGCAGCTTTGTATTTGCCGTTCGAAAACAGGGCAATCACGAGAGCGCTAAAAGACAAACCAACAATTCCATAAGTGTGAGTAAAGCCCAGGATCATGACCGGATAAGTAACGCCGGGCAGCACATTGCCGAAGGTGTATAGCAGGATGCACGGAAACAGCACTGATAGGTAAGTGTCCTGGCTGAGGGCAAACACCACGAGAGAGAAAGCCTGAAAAGCAAGCATCCCGCTTAGGCCGCTAAGAATTATCGAAAGACTGATCTCGGAAACACCGAACTTCAGCAGCCCTGCCAGAACCTGATGAAGGATTGTCCATGTATTAATCTGATAGATGTAGTTGGGATTATCCCGCGGGTAAGATACGATTCCTGCAAAGGCCTGAGCAGATTCGACCGCGACTTGCCATTTCTGACAGAAAATTCCCACCGCGAAGCCCAAAAGACTCGAGACAACAAAAACAATCAGAAAGGATCGATCTTTCAGCTCGGTTTCTGCCGCCAATCTCTTTTGTTCTCCTGAGGTCCGATGATATTGTCAATGATGTATCCGGGTCTTCCACGGACATCTTGATAGACGCGCCCGATATAAATTCCGAGGATCCCCATGCCAAAAAGCTGCACTCCTGATAAAAAGAAAATTGCGGCGATCAGCCAGTAAACGGCGGGTAAGCTACCCTCTCTATAGGTAGAAACGATCATTACAACAAAAGCCAAAATCGATCCAACTACTAGTGCAGTGCCTACTGCTAAAAGCGAGAGCAATGGAAACAATGAGAAAGAGGTGAGACCGATCGCCAACGTTCCAATCGGACCCTGCAACGTTACAAAATCCCTTGGAAAATTTCTGAACAGTGGGAATTTGGTGGCGCCGCCTGCTCTTGCAAGCCTGACATAAGGCACAGACACCTGCCGGAAACCGATCCAGCTTGCCAGCCCGCGCAAGTAAGGTGTTCTTTCAGGAAGCTTCAACAATTCTTCTACAGCACGCCTGGAGAGTAGCTTGTAATCTCCTGCTTCCGACAGTAACGGAATGTCTGCGAGGGCAGCAATCAAATAGTAAGCGGCATCGGTTAATTTGAGTTTCAAAAAGGTTTCCCCTTCTCTTTTCGTTCGAACGGTGTGAACGACGTCCGCTCCTTCTTGCCATTTCTCAATCAGAGTCGGAATCAATTCAGGCGGGTCTTGTAAATCAGCATCCATATAGAGAACTGCGTCGCCGGCCGAATACTTCATTCCGGCCAGTATGCATTCCGATCCGCCAAACCGCCGGGACAATGTGATCACTTTGATTCTGGGATTCTCTTTTGCATGTTCCGCAAGAATATTCAGGGAATTATCGGAAGAGGCGTCGTTGACAAAAACCAGCTCGTAGTCGAAAGGAAGCGGATCCAGGACGTTCGTGACACGTCGGATCAATAAAGGCAAGACGTCTTCTTCATTTCGAAAGGAGAAGATAACCGAAATCAGCTGTCTATCCGATGTCATTTAGCAGCTCACACAACCGGAGGATCTTGGTCTCCTCCAGATCCGGATAATTGCCGATGTACATCCCGTAGAAATGGACGTGCTCCACGCGTGGGAAATCCTCCAATCGAATATCAGGAAGAAGGGAACGGAGATAGGGTTGGCGCAATTGATTTCCGCCTCCGGAACAACCTCTGCGAAATTCCACGCCATGATGCCGCAACGTATTCTGTACGCTCTCCATCAGTTCCGGATCCGCCTGTTTGAGAATCAATGTAAATGCGTAGTTGCAGCTTCCTTGAGTTGCGAAGTCCGTCTGATATTTGGAAGGATTCAGATTTCTCAAAAACAGAGTCAAATTCTTACTACGGATCTCATTGTTCGTATCCAGACGTTTCAACTGGGACCGCCCGATGACTGCGCCGATTTCTGTTGGGCGCATGTTGTAACCCATGGCAGCAAAAATAAAATCGGGCGTCAAATCAGAATGCTTTTCGATGTAGGTCTGCCTGATTTTTTCCGAAGAGGCTTCGCGGACAAGGCCATGGGATCGCAGCATCCGCAGGAGTTCATAGAGCTCCGGATTGCTGGTACAGATCATTCCTCCTTCAATCGTCGACAAATGGTGCGCGTAGTAAAAGGAAAAATTAGAAGCGAATCCAAACGTACCCAGTTTCCGATTTTCAAAAGTGGCGCCGTAGGATTCGCACGTATCTTCGATCAAGAGGATACCACGACTTTTCAGCTCGTCCAGAAGCCTGGAATCGATCGCGTTGTAGCCAAGAACGTGAGTGAGAAAAACAGCTCTGGTATTGCTGTTGATTTTTTCCAACACCTGGTCGTTATCCATTCCCAGCGTGCGGGGATTGATGTCCACAAAAACCGGAGTAAATCCACACTGGATCACGGAAGCAATATCGGAGATCCATGCCAGCGGAGGAACAATGATTTCGCCTTTGCTTCCAAAGATTTCGCGCAGCGCCGAGAGTGTCAATAGATTTGCCGAAGCACCGGAATTTACAAAGACGCTGTATTTTGTTCCCAGCCATTCAGACCACTCTCTTTCAAATTCTCGAACCTGGTGGGAATGAGTCAGGATGGGATTTTCTTGTGATAGGAAGTCGATGACGCAGTTCAGATCGTCCCGCGTGATGTTGTTTTTCATCAACGGCCAATCTAGATTTTGCATTTGTAACGCCCGCGTCTGGCGGGCTTTTGTTCTAACTGTTCTCGTGAAAAGAGTCGACCGTTTGAGTTGCTCGAACCTTTTCCACCGATGAAAAGTCTTCTTCTGTTTCCAAAAAGATGACCTGACTTCCATGGAATTCGAAGTTGAAGGGCACATGAATGAGACGGTTTAGCGTTTCGATTACTTTACCTTGACGATCCGGGGGAACAAACAATAGCAAGAAACCACCGCCGCCCGCACCTGTGAGTTTTCCTCCAATGGCGCCGGCAGAAAGAGCTTGCTCATAGATGTTTTCTACTTCCGGATTGGAAACCTG of the bacterium genome contains:
- a CDS encoding glycosyltransferase family 2 protein; this encodes MTSDRQLISVIFSFRNEEDVLPLLIRRVTNVLDPLPFDYELVFVNDASSDNSLNILAEHAKENPRIKVITLSRRFGGSECILAGMKYSAGDAVLYMDADLQDPPELIPTLIEKWQEGADVVHTVRTKREGETFLKLKLTDAAYYLIAALADIPLLSEAGDYKLLSRRAVEELLKLPERTPYLRGLASWIGFRQVSVPYVRLARAGGATKFPLFRNFPRDFVTLQGPIGTLAIGLTSFSLFPLLSLLAVGTALVVGSILAFVVMIVSTYREGSLPAVYWLIAAIFFLSGVQLFGMGILGIYIGRVYQDVRGRPGYIIDNIIGPQENKRDWRQKPS
- a CDS encoding DegT/DnrJ/EryC1/StrS family aminotransferase gives rise to the protein MQNLDWPLMKNNITRDDLNCVIDFLSQENPILTHSHQVREFEREWSEWLGTKYSVFVNSGASANLLTLSALREIFGSKGEIIVPPLAWISDIASVIQCGFTPVFVDINPRTLGMDNDQVLEKINSNTRAVFLTHVLGYNAIDSRLLDELKSRGILLIEDTCESYGATFENRKLGTFGFASNFSFYYAHHLSTIEGGMICTSNPELYELLRMLRSHGLVREASSEKIRQTYIEKHSDLTPDFIFAAMGYNMRPTEIGAVIGRSQLKRLDTNNEIRSKNLTLFLRNLNPSKYQTDFATQGSCNYAFTLILKQADPELMESVQNTLRHHGVEFRRGCSGGGNQLRQPYLRSLLPDIRLEDFPRVEHVHFYGMYIGNYPDLEETKILRLCELLNDIG
- a CDS encoding kinase encodes the protein IEERKRQLRVIKDLVEEGIAILSSSRDLVEFGELLHESWQTKRSLSSQVSNPEVENIYEQALSAGAIGGKLTGAGGGGFLLLFVPPDRQGKVIETLNRLIHVPFNFEFHGSQVIFLETEEDFSSVEKVRATQTVDSFHENS